The Prevotella fusca JCM 17724 genome includes a window with the following:
- a CDS encoding HAD family hydrolase — protein sequence MNKESNDILSTLKTESYPQGGEKKGIALLFDFGGTLDTVGCHWGKMLWHAYERKGVPVTEEQFRETYVYAERTLGKQPVIQPHYTFLLMLMAKLRIEFEFLMCRGWLSDDKEMAGRMQTSLVNDVYGKVKANIEESRKVLVELKKEHKLGLVTNFYGNMPVVLEEFGLSSLFDTVTESAVVGVRKPDPQIFKLAVESLGVKAEEVVVIGDSYTKDILPAHETGCRTVWLKGEGWTDEDPSSCVADHIIKDLGELLSIIRQYTPFNCVK from the coding sequence ATGAATAAGGAATCAAACGATATATTATCAACTTTAAAAACTGAATCTTACCCTCAGGGTGGAGAGAAGAAGGGGATTGCTCTTCTCTTTGACTTCGGCGGTACTCTCGATACTGTAGGCTGTCACTGGGGAAAGATGCTGTGGCATGCTTATGAGAGAAAAGGTGTTCCAGTAACAGAAGAGCAGTTTCGTGAAACTTATGTATATGCCGAAAGAACCTTGGGGAAGCAACCAGTCATACAGCCGCACTATACTTTCCTGTTAATGTTGATGGCAAAGTTGAGGATAGAGTTTGAATTCCTGATGTGTCGTGGCTGGCTGTCTGACGACAAGGAAATGGCTGGTAGGATGCAAACCTCTCTGGTAAATGATGTGTACGGTAAGGTGAAAGCCAATATTGAAGAGAGTCGGAAAGTACTTGTAGAGCTGAAGAAAGAGCATAAGTTGGGATTGGTAACCAACTTTTATGGCAATATGCCTGTTGTTCTTGAGGAGTTTGGCTTGTCTTCTCTCTTTGATACTGTTACGGAGAGTGCCGTTGTTGGTGTGCGAAAGCCTGATCCGCAAATATTTAAATTAGCTGTGGAGTCTTTGGGAGTAAAGGCGGAAGAGGTTGTCGTTATTGGTGACAGCTATACGAAAGACATACTTCCTGCCCATGAAACGGGCTGCCGGACGGTCTGGTTAAAGGGCGAAGGATGGACTGATGAAGACCCGTCATCCTGTGTTGCAGACCATATTATCAAAGATTTAGGCGAACTACTATCTATAATAAGACAATATACGCCATTCAATTGCGTTAAATAA
- a CDS encoding DUF5686 and carboxypeptidase-like regulatory domain-containing protein, whose product MNKSSKLDRCVTSLLSSFRQREEMRIMERITLSFLLLFLVSFTAQAYSFRSWFIVSDTLPVRNDSLKLGKDSLLLATDSMALATNSLIQMMDSLAKEAAKPAIVDSNLLQCYVVDSQTGDSIPYANAVYRNLKLGVSSDADGHFSIARKPGEQLTVTAVGYKPRRIKITSDTPNMLHVTLISDSRQLQGVVVKAKRRHKYSRKDNPAVELMRRVIAAKKQTHLENHDYYQYDKYQKVTMAINNLTPDELEGSMFKKAPWLLEQVEVCPYNKKLILPISVDETLTQHLYRKSPRDEKDIVLGQSTKGISKLIQTGEALNTIVKDLFKDINLYDDQIDLLQKRFPSPIGSTAISFYHFYIDDTVYVNQNQCIRLQFMPANQQDFGFRGELYILNDSSLHVKKCDMQLPANTGVNFVDAMKFEQEFTKLDNGDWALTTDNMIAELKLTDLLQRAIVIRTTGMTNYSFNPIDTKLFKGKAKITYDVNAKMRDNDFWAAHRTTQLTKSEAGMDSFIKRMAKTKHFKWVMFASKALIENFIETGSEKTPSKVDLGPVNTFVSKNFVDGIRLRASARTTAKFNPHWFFEGYYAYGTKSHRSYYDAKVTYSFNKPDYQPIEFPVRTISVESSRDVESPSDKYLKHNKDNIFMTFRPVKVEQMYFYDRQKISFMWETSYGLATSLELRTESNQPTGKLVYEKMDGTLVDKLRMTEVILGFNFRPGQTYVNSKQKRMEVNLDAPEFKLTHTMGVKHFLGGNFNSNLTEVSVYKRFWLGSWGHFDTRVQGGAQWNKVPFQFLITPPVNTSYFEHQGTFNLMQSLEFLNDRYAQFNLAWDLEGKIFNRVPLIKKLKWREYVSFKGMWGHLTDKNNPYLLQNINDPDLYKFPEGTRIMTHDPYLEFVVGVHNIFKCLEVDYVRRLTYTHAPGISKSGIRFGFNLVF is encoded by the coding sequence ATGAATAAATCATCAAAACTTGATAGATGTGTTACCTCGCTTCTTTCCTCTTTCAGGCAGAGGGAAGAAATGCGGATAATGGAAAGGATTACCCTGTCCTTTCTCCTTCTTTTTCTTGTCTCTTTTACGGCACAGGCATATTCTTTTCGTAGTTGGTTTATAGTTTCAGACACCTTACCTGTGCGTAATGATTCTTTGAAACTGGGGAAGGATTCCCTCCTGTTGGCTACTGATTCGATGGCTTTAGCTACCAATTCTCTCATTCAGATGATGGATTCACTGGCAAAAGAAGCAGCTAAACCAGCTATAGTTGACAGTAACTTGCTGCAGTGTTATGTGGTTGATTCACAGACAGGAGACAGTATACCATACGCAAATGCTGTTTATCGGAACCTTAAACTGGGTGTGTCAAGCGATGCTGACGGACACTTCTCGATAGCACGAAAGCCGGGTGAGCAGCTTACTGTGACTGCTGTCGGTTATAAGCCACGCCGTATTAAGATAACGTCAGATACTCCTAACATGCTACATGTGACACTTATTTCCGATTCCAGGCAGTTGCAGGGAGTTGTGGTAAAGGCAAAGCGGCGTCATAAATACTCACGAAAGGACAACCCTGCAGTAGAACTCATGCGGCGTGTCATCGCTGCAAAGAAGCAGACTCACTTGGAGAACCACGATTATTATCAGTATGATAAGTATCAGAAGGTGACAATGGCAATCAATAACCTTACACCAGATGAACTCGAAGGTTCAATGTTCAAGAAGGCACCGTGGCTCCTCGAACAGGTAGAGGTCTGTCCTTATAACAAGAAACTCATCCTACCGATTTCTGTGGATGAAACCCTTACGCAGCATCTCTATCGCAAGAGTCCACGTGATGAGAAGGATATTGTGTTGGGACAGTCTACTAAAGGTATTTCAAAACTTATACAGACAGGCGAGGCACTGAATACGATTGTCAAGGATCTCTTCAAGGATATCAATCTCTATGATGACCAGATAGACCTCCTTCAGAAGCGTTTCCCTTCGCCAATAGGCTCTACTGCCATTTCGTTCTACCATTTTTATATAGACGATACCGTCTATGTGAACCAGAATCAGTGCATTCGTTTGCAGTTCATGCCAGCTAACCAACAGGATTTCGGCTTCCGTGGTGAGCTGTACATATTGAATGACAGTTCGCTTCATGTGAAGAAATGCGACATGCAGCTGCCTGCCAATACGGGTGTAAATTTCGTGGATGCCATGAAATTTGAACAGGAATTTACCAAGCTGGATAATGGTGACTGGGCTCTGACAACCGACAATATGATAGCAGAGCTGAAGCTCACAGACCTCCTGCAGCGTGCTATCGTCATCCGTACAACGGGTATGACAAACTATTCCTTCAATCCTATTGATACCAAACTCTTCAAGGGGAAGGCAAAGATAACCTATGATGTCAATGCCAAGATGCGTGACAACGACTTCTGGGCAGCACATCGAACTACCCAACTGACGAAGAGTGAGGCGGGTATGGATTCATTCATCAAGCGTATGGCTAAGACCAAGCATTTCAAATGGGTAATGTTTGCATCGAAGGCTCTCATCGAAAACTTCATCGAAACAGGTTCAGAGAAAACACCAAGTAAGGTTGACCTGGGTCCTGTCAACACATTTGTTTCAAAGAACTTTGTTGACGGTATTCGTCTGCGTGCTTCAGCACGTACTACAGCCAAGTTCAATCCTCACTGGTTCTTCGAGGGTTACTATGCTTACGGTACGAAATCGCATCGCAGTTATTATGACGCAAAAGTGACTTATTCGTTCAATAAGCCTGATTATCAGCCTATCGAATTTCCGGTCCGTACAATATCTGTTGAGTCGAGCAGAGATGTTGAGTCACCTTCAGACAAGTATCTAAAGCATAACAAGGATAACATCTTCATGACATTCCGTCCTGTAAAGGTTGAACAGATGTACTTCTATGACCGTCAGAAGATTAGCTTCATGTGGGAAACTAGCTATGGCTTGGCAACTAGTCTTGAGCTTCGGACGGAAAGCAATCAACCGACAGGCAAACTGGTTTATGAGAAGATGGATGGTACGTTGGTTGACAAGCTACGTATGACGGAGGTCATCCTTGGATTTAATTTCCGTCCGGGACAGACTTATGTGAACTCAAAGCAGAAGCGTATGGAGGTGAATCTTGATGCGCCAGAGTTCAAACTGACACATACCATGGGTGTTAAACACTTCTTAGGAGGTAACTTCAACAGTAATCTGACAGAAGTGTCGGTTTATAAACGTTTCTGGCTTGGTAGCTGGGGACATTTCGATACACGTGTGCAGGGTGGTGCACAGTGGAATAAGGTGCCCTTCCAGTTCCTTATCACGCCACCAGTAAATACCTCATATTTCGAGCATCAGGGAACGTTCAACCTCATGCAGAGTCTTGAATTCCTTAACGACCGTTATGCTCAGTTTAATCTTGCATGGGATTTGGAGGGTAAGATCTTCAATCGTGTTCCGCTTATCAAGAAGCTGAAGTGGCGTGAATATGTCTCTTTCAAGGGTATGTGGGGACATCTGACGGATAAGAACAACCCGTATTTACTGCAGAATATCAATGACCCGGACCTGTATAAGTTCCCAGAGGGCACACGCATTATGACGCACGACCCTTACTTGGAGTTTGTCGTTGGCGTACATAATATCTTCAAGTGCTTGGAGGTTGATTATGTTCGTCGCCTTACTTACACGCATGCTCCGGGTATATCGAAGAGCGGTATCAGATTCGGATTCAATCTGGTGTTCTAA
- a CDS encoding DUF3160 domain-containing protein yields MAVILLLLLFVPTVWAQNDKTDDYTGDAYIDRTKEKKTPLILPGTGKINVEKLKGKIDTRMDISQLNLAELRALRNAFAAQQGYAFKDAILRAMYSTTTWYNDALWKHWEKEEKAGRTISPRYTKEQLAFAERIRTREAELRKLNFKPKDSKKLVNMDNLINPFQLTEFDPKLHSMLGQYGFAIVPAEHNQLFHVYEKNDYADFPNFVTTDLFLQLFHLYFDCVLRDVEEKHLDSLMIVFSSQMGAEMKTLVSSQNAEVKAAAEYDQAWFAVASWLFSHDKAPASTAALNVPEAYKKMVMEEIAKAFEAENGYSEMLEYSFPVEMFGYSLFRPRGHYTRSKVCGRYFRGMMWLQTAHFGTDKPAKMKQIALIANVFNQQPKLRTIYNKVNEPITYLMGTPDNVTLLQVAERIKEMDLPIEKLLSSKKDMAKLTEDIEKMAKKQMRIELKKTHGTKYVVDIMPQRYQPDAEALIATTDQDSPVSLRPCPKGLDWMAVMGLQGAERILMDELKEAQKWSDFPKALADARKKTADTQWDACMANQWMYSLQTLDETSETMPYFMQTPQWQKKNLNTALASWAELKHDAILYAKQPMLAECGSGGPEAPVVKGYVEPNVKFWEKAIALVTRMDKVLTTYGLQTEKAKNVYERIKDMAEFCRDISKKELAGEKNSEQEYFDIENIGSTVENISLELVSEDNQMLQGWSDVVSTDKKVAVVADVFTATGENVATKDMCVLYEGVGPAYEIYVVVEIEGSLYLTRGSVFSYREFTRVTSDPRMTDEEWQEELKKTPTGGTPSWMQEITAPVKGMNADDEETFYSSGC; encoded by the coding sequence ATGGCTGTTATACTGTTACTTCTGCTCTTCGTCCCCACCGTGTGGGCACAAAACGACAAAACTGACGACTACACAGGTGATGCTTATATTGATCGAACTAAAGAAAAGAAGACACCACTTATCCTCCCCGGTACCGGAAAAATCAATGTGGAGAAGCTGAAGGGAAAGATTGACACACGGATGGATATTTCCCAACTCAATCTCGCTGAACTGCGTGCACTGCGGAATGCTTTTGCTGCCCAGCAGGGATATGCCTTCAAGGATGCCATACTGCGTGCAATGTACAGCACGACAACGTGGTATAATGATGCACTTTGGAAGCATTGGGAAAAAGAAGAAAAGGCTGGCAGGACCATTTCACCACGCTATACAAAAGAACAACTTGCCTTTGCAGAACGCATCCGTACAAGGGAAGCTGAATTGCGGAAACTGAACTTCAAGCCAAAGGACAGCAAGAAACTGGTCAACATGGATAATCTGATTAACCCGTTCCAGCTGACAGAATTTGACCCGAAACTACATAGTATGTTGGGACAGTATGGTTTTGCCATTGTTCCAGCAGAGCATAACCAGCTTTTCCACGTATATGAAAAGAATGATTATGCTGATTTTCCAAATTTTGTTACGACCGATCTCTTCCTGCAACTTTTCCATCTGTATTTTGATTGCGTACTGCGTGATGTGGAGGAAAAGCATCTGGATTCCCTGATGATAGTCTTCTCTTCCCAAATGGGAGCAGAAATGAAAACACTTGTAAGCAGCCAGAATGCAGAAGTGAAGGCTGCTGCTGAATATGATCAGGCATGGTTTGCTGTGGCTTCGTGGCTCTTCAGTCATGACAAAGCACCTGCTTCAACCGCTGCACTGAATGTTCCTGAAGCATACAAAAAGATGGTAATGGAAGAGATCGCTAAGGCTTTTGAAGCTGAGAATGGTTATTCTGAGATGCTTGAGTATTCTTTTCCAGTAGAGATGTTTGGTTATTCGCTCTTCCGTCCACGTGGTCATTACACCCGTTCTAAAGTCTGCGGTCGCTATTTCCGTGGTATGATGTGGTTACAGACAGCCCACTTCGGCACGGATAAGCCAGCTAAAATGAAACAGATAGCACTTATTGCCAATGTCTTCAACCAGCAGCCGAAGCTGAGGACTATATATAATAAGGTAAACGAACCTATCACTTACCTTATGGGAACACCTGACAACGTTACCCTCTTACAGGTTGCAGAACGCATCAAGGAGATGGACTTACCTATAGAGAAGCTGCTGTCTTCAAAAAAAGACATGGCTAAACTGACAGAGGACATCGAGAAGATGGCAAAGAAACAGATGCGTATCGAACTGAAGAAAACACATGGGACCAAATATGTCGTAGACATCATGCCACAGCGTTATCAACCTGATGCAGAGGCATTGATTGCAACTACTGACCAGGATAGTCCAGTTTCTCTCCGCCCATGCCCGAAGGGACTCGACTGGATGGCTGTAATGGGGCTGCAGGGTGCAGAGCGCATCCTCATGGACGAGCTGAAGGAAGCACAGAAGTGGTCGGATTTCCCAAAGGCATTAGCCGATGCTCGCAAGAAAACAGCTGACACACAGTGGGATGCCTGTATGGCTAATCAATGGATGTATTCACTCCAGACACTGGATGAAACTTCAGAGACAATGCCTTATTTCATGCAAACACCACAGTGGCAGAAGAAAAATCTGAATACTGCACTTGCATCCTGGGCAGAGCTGAAGCACGATGCCATCCTCTATGCCAAGCAGCCTATGCTGGCAGAGTGTGGTTCCGGAGGTCCGGAAGCACCTGTTGTGAAAGGTTATGTCGAGCCTAACGTAAAGTTCTGGGAAAAAGCTATTGCACTTGTAACAAGGATGGATAAAGTCCTTACCACATACGGCTTACAGACTGAAAAGGCTAAGAATGTATATGAACGCATAAAGGATATGGCTGAATTCTGCCGAGATATCAGCAAGAAAGAACTGGCTGGAGAAAAAAATAGCGAACAAGAGTATTTCGATATAGAGAATATCGGTTCAACCGTAGAGAACATTTCTTTGGAACTAGTCAGCGAAGACAACCAGATGTTGCAGGGCTGGTCAGATGTGGTTAGCACTGATAAGAAGGTTGCAGTTGTTGCTGATGTATTCACAGCTACTGGCGAAAACGTGGCTACAAAAGATATGTGTGTACTTTACGAAGGTGTTGGTCCTGCCTACGAAATATACGTAGTCGTGGAAATTGAAGGTTCCTTGTATCTTACACGTGGCTCTGTTTTCTCTTATCGTGAGTTCACTCGAGTGACTTCTGACCCACGTATGACGGATGAAGAATGGCAAGAGGAACTTAAAAAAACACCAACTGGCGGAACGCCATCATGGATGCAAGAAATTACAGCTCCTGTTAAGGGAATGAATGCTGATGATGAAGAAACATTCTATAGCTCGGGCTGTTAA
- a CDS encoding sugar phosphate nucleotidyltransferase: MKFAIIAAGDGLRLAQEGIVEPKPLVKVRGERLIDRLIRIFMANNATEIVVICNEHMTDVAGHLDDIQGNGLNGQPVPLRFVVQSTPSSMHSFYVLRDFLRDEPFVLTTVDTIFDEREFHDYVLSFQDRIAHGVEALMGVTDYVDDEKPLYVGVDDTLSVNGYYDAAQADSRFISAGIYGLTPSTLSVLESCVEQGESRMRNFQRALVAAGLQIEAYPLTQVFDIDHAEDIRKVETQVDCPSILHLKEEKATTNFCGRSYEEYLLVQRAACYSPNSEDKDLAVLHAVGRLLGNARIISEEELVESFGSHAESASSDQSGIFHGYCHVFSMARSPEALDCLGQLEQKGMLVLNSPVGVRACRRSNIDKVMRENHLPVPPDDDSNGCWVKRGDTTAQSKEDVCFCRNKTELEKTKADFARRGITDVVVQAHVKGDVVKFYGVEGTGFFRYYYSGDDSETKFGDEQKNGKPRYYPFSSSSLQADADTLARLLYTPIYGGDAIVQENGDYVIIDFNDWPSFSRCRDEAVRAIVQVFSSFSSSRREGRVSVEDGC; this comes from the coding sequence ATGAAATTTGCAATTATTGCAGCTGGTGATGGTTTAAGACTGGCGCAGGAAGGTATTGTTGAGCCCAAACCGTTAGTAAAGGTCAGGGGAGAACGACTCATAGACAGGTTGATAAGAATTTTCATGGCAAATAATGCTACGGAGATTGTTGTTATCTGTAATGAGCACATGACTGATGTGGCAGGTCATTTGGATGACATTCAGGGTAATGGACTGAATGGTCAGCCTGTTCCGCTGCGTTTTGTGGTCCAGTCAACTCCCAGCTCTATGCACAGTTTCTATGTGTTGCGTGATTTTCTTCGGGATGAGCCGTTTGTGCTGACAACTGTTGATACAATCTTTGATGAGCGTGAGTTTCACGATTACGTCTTGTCCTTTCAAGACAGAATAGCTCATGGGGTGGAGGCATTGATGGGCGTAACCGATTATGTCGACGATGAGAAGCCACTCTATGTGGGCGTTGATGATACCCTGAGTGTCAATGGCTACTATGATGCCGCACAGGCGGATTCACGTTTTATCTCGGCAGGTATCTATGGTTTAACGCCATCAACGCTCTCAGTTCTTGAAAGTTGTGTGGAGCAAGGCGAGAGCAGGATGCGCAACTTCCAACGGGCATTGGTTGCTGCAGGCTTACAGATTGAAGCCTATCCTCTGACACAGGTGTTTGATATTGATCATGCAGAGGATATAAGGAAGGTGGAAACGCAAGTAGATTGCCCAAGCATTCTCCATTTGAAAGAGGAGAAGGCTACAACCAATTTCTGTGGCAGGTCTTATGAAGAGTATCTGCTTGTACAGCGTGCAGCATGCTATTCGCCTAATTCAGAAGATAAAGATCTGGCGGTTCTGCATGCTGTGGGACGACTTTTGGGAAACGCAAGGATTATCAGCGAGGAAGAATTGGTAGAAAGTTTCGGTTCTCATGCGGAGTCTGCTTCTTCAGACCAGTCTGGAATATTCCACGGCTACTGTCATGTTTTCTCAATGGCTCGCAGTCCCGAGGCTTTGGATTGTCTTGGACAGTTGGAGCAGAAAGGTATGCTGGTTTTGAATTCACCAGTTGGTGTGCGGGCTTGCAGACGGAGCAATATTGATAAAGTGATGAGAGAGAATCACCTGCCTGTCCCACCTGATGATGACAGCAATGGTTGTTGGGTAAAGCGGGGAGATACCACTGCACAGAGTAAGGAGGATGTGTGCTTCTGTCGGAACAAGACGGAACTGGAAAAGACAAAGGCAGACTTTGCCAGGCGTGGTATCACAGATGTTGTTGTACAGGCACATGTAAAAGGCGATGTCGTGAAATTCTATGGTGTTGAAGGCACTGGCTTTTTCCGTTATTACTATTCTGGTGATGACAGTGAAACAAAGTTCGGTGATGAACAGAAGAACGGGAAACCACGGTATTATCCGTTTTCTTCTTCCAGCTTGCAAGCTGATGCAGATACATTGGCACGTCTGCTGTATACCCCTATATATGGAGGCGATGCCATTGTGCAGGAAAATGGTGATTATGTCATCATTGATTTCAATGACTGGCCCAGTTTTTCAAGATGTAGGGACGAAGCTGTGAGGGCAATAGTGCAGGTTTTTTCTTCCTTTTCTTCCTCTCGAAGAGAGGGGCGTGTATCAGTTGAGGATGGTTGTTAG
- a CDS encoding inositol-3-phosphate synthase, whose protein sequence is MKQTNVKPAEGKLGIMVVGCGAVATTFMTGVLMTRKGLTKPVGSMTQYDKIRVGRGVDKKYLHYKDIVPLAKLEDIVFGTWDVYPQNAYQAAVYAEVLKAKDIEPVREELMAIKPMKAAFDRNYAKRLDGDNVKDCKTRWEMVLELQNDICNFKEVNGCERIVVIWAASTEIYVPYDEQYHKTLNQLETAMKADDREHIAPSMCYAYAALTEGCPFIMGAPNTTVDIPAMWELAEKMRMPIAGKDFKTGQTLVKSGFAPIIKTRNLGLAGWFSTNILGNRDGLVLDEPANFHTKEVSKLSTLETICKAEDQPDLYGNIYHKVRINYYPPRNDDKEGWDNIDIFGWMGYPMQIKINFLCRDSILAAPLLLDLTLLSDLAARAGRYGIQRFLSIFLKSPMHDFTRGEKAVNNLFEQYTMLKNAIREMGGYEADEEID, encoded by the coding sequence ATGAAGCAGACAAACGTTAAGCCTGCAGAAGGCAAATTAGGAATAATGGTCGTTGGTTGCGGCGCAGTTGCCACGACTTTCATGACCGGAGTGTTAATGACACGCAAGGGTCTTACGAAGCCTGTCGGCTCTATGACTCAATACGATAAAATCCGTGTCGGACGCGGAGTAGACAAGAAATATCTTCATTATAAGGATATTGTTCCATTGGCAAAGCTGGAGGATATTGTCTTTGGCACGTGGGATGTATATCCTCAGAATGCTTACCAAGCTGCTGTATATGCTGAAGTCTTGAAGGCAAAGGATATTGAACCAGTACGAGAGGAACTGATGGCTATCAAGCCAATGAAAGCTGCATTTGACAGAAATTACGCCAAACGGCTGGATGGTGACAATGTCAAAGACTGCAAGACACGCTGGGAAATGGTGCTGGAATTGCAGAATGACATCTGTAACTTCAAGGAAGTAAATGGTTGTGAACGCATTGTTGTCATCTGGGCTGCTTCCACCGAAATCTATGTTCCTTATGACGAGCAGTATCACAAGACGCTCAATCAGCTGGAAACGGCAATGAAAGCGGATGATAGAGAGCATATTGCGCCATCTATGTGCTATGCTTATGCGGCATTGACAGAGGGATGTCCGTTCATTATGGGTGCTCCAAATACGACAGTCGACATACCTGCTATGTGGGAACTGGCGGAGAAGATGCGTATGCCTATTGCCGGCAAGGACTTCAAGACAGGTCAGACACTGGTCAAGTCGGGCTTTGCGCCCATCATCAAGACCCGTAACCTCGGATTGGCAGGATGGTTCTCGACCAACATCTTGGGCAACCGTGACGGATTGGTTCTTGATGAGCCAGCCAATTTCCATACCAAGGAAGTGAGCAAGCTGTCAACACTTGAGACAATCTGTAAGGCTGAAGATCAGCCTGATCTTTATGGTAATATCTATCATAAGGTGCGCATCAACTATTATCCTCCTCGGAATGATGACAAGGAAGGGTGGGATAATATAGATATATTTGGTTGGATGGGTTATCCGATGCAGATAAAGATCAACTTCCTCTGTCGTGACTCCATCCTTGCTGCTCCATTGCTTCTTGACCTCACGTTGCTGTCCGATCTTGCTGCTCGTGCCGGTCGTTATGGTATTCAACGCTTCTTGAGTATATTCCTCAAGAGTCCAATGCACGACTTTACACGTGGTGAAAAGGCTGTCAACAACCTCTTTGAACAGTACACAATGCTCAAGAATGCCATTAGAGAAATGGGTGGATACGAAGCCGATGAAGAGATTGATTAG
- a CDS encoding FG-GAP repeat protein, translating to MFKNRYKRLICLLFLVLTAGKSMSQQRLTFGLETVNDSLSWLCLIPATEVETAKTGHSRKGKGMMAIAKWKLPYPVYQLATGDVNGDGKEEALVGVIKPTRFYPQPARRLFIFKQVNGKIRPMWMGSRVGGILCDFRFIKPYVRTLQATTDEKYVVADYVWDDFGLSFVRYLTKAVSYEEATERFTSDE from the coding sequence ATGTTTAAGAATAGATACAAGCGGCTCATCTGCCTGCTTTTCCTTGTCCTCACTGCGGGCAAGAGCATGTCACAGCAGCGCCTGACCTTTGGGCTGGAAACTGTTAACGATTCACTTTCATGGCTATGCCTGATTCCTGCAACTGAAGTGGAAACTGCAAAGACAGGGCACAGCAGAAAGGGAAAAGGCATGATGGCAATTGCAAAATGGAAACTCCCCTACCCTGTCTACCAACTGGCAACAGGTGATGTTAACGGTGACGGGAAAGAAGAAGCACTTGTCGGTGTTATCAAGCCGACCCGTTTCTATCCACAGCCTGCACGCCGGCTCTTCATTTTCAAGCAGGTGAACGGCAAGATACGCCCCATGTGGATGGGCTCCCGTGTAGGTGGAATCCTATGCGACTTCCGTTTTATTAAACCCTATGTCCGCACGCTGCAAGCAACAACTGACGAGAAATATGTCGTGGCTGACTACGTCTGGGATGACTTCGGACTTTCTTTCGTACGATATCTTACCAAGGCTGTCAGCTATGAAGAAGCCACTGAACGATTTACTTCTGACGAATGA
- a CDS encoding CDP-alcohol phosphatidyltransferase family protein, producing MTKEQQNKESYLHQSEGNPHLTEHSVSPSLGEGEDGGNSFRTLLRASFKSMDTEEWLDVYFTRSIGLAFALLWHRLGVTPNAITILSIFLGVGAGVMFFFTDTLYNVLGIILLMLANFCDSTDGQLARLTKQQSMKGRCLDGFAGDVWFFAIYLAIVFRLWNQSMPGTSEVWGFWGLALVAVAGLLSHSPQSSLSDYYRQIHLYFLKGKEGAELDSYEREHIIAESLKGKKGVFWDRAFHSNYQRYCKSQERRTPMFQKFHAALMEEYGNIDKVSQNIKDRFLSGSRPLMPYTNFLSFNSRAILIYVTCLLNCPWVYLLFEITIYNILYVYMHKRHEDLCRSLTPK from the coding sequence ATGACAAAAGAACAACAAAATAAAGAATCATATCTTCATCAATCAGAGGGAAATCCCCATTTGACGGAGCATTCCGTTTCTCCCTCCTTGGGTGAAGGAGAAGATGGTGGGAACAGCTTCCGCACCCTTCTCCGTGCCTCTTTCAAGTCAATGGATACCGAGGAGTGGCTTGATGTTTACTTCACCCGTTCTATTGGACTTGCCTTTGCCTTGTTGTGGCATCGGCTGGGAGTCACTCCTAATGCCATTACCATTCTGTCCATCTTCCTTGGAGTGGGTGCCGGGGTAATGTTCTTCTTCACTGATACCTTATACAATGTCTTGGGAATAATACTGTTGATGTTGGCTAATTTCTGTGATTCAACCGATGGACAGCTTGCAAGACTCACCAAGCAACAATCAATGAAAGGACGTTGTCTGGATGGATTTGCAGGTGACGTGTGGTTCTTTGCCATCTATCTGGCGATTGTCTTCCGACTCTGGAATCAGTCAATGCCCGGCACATCAGAAGTGTGGGGTTTCTGGGGATTGGCATTAGTTGCCGTTGCTGGTCTGCTGAGTCACTCTCCCCAAAGTTCATTGAGCGATTATTATCGACAGATACATCTCTATTTTTTGAAAGGCAAGGAAGGGGCAGAACTTGATTCATACGAACGGGAACACATCATTGCGGAGAGCCTGAAAGGGAAAAAAGGGGTCTTTTGGGATCGTGCTTTTCATAGTAATTATCAACGATATTGCAAGAGCCAGGAACGCAGGACTCCTATGTTCCAGAAGTTCCACGCTGCATTGATGGAGGAATATGGCAATATTGACAAGGTTTCGCAGAATATTAAAGACCGTTTTCTGTCAGGTAGCCGACCATTGATGCCTTACACGAACTTCCTGTCTTTCAACAGCCGTGCTATTCTTATCTATGTCACTTGTCTGCTGAATTGTCCGTGGGTCTATCTCTTATTTGAGATAACGATATATAATATTCTGTATGTCTATATGCATAAACGGCATGAGGATCTGTGCAGGAGTCTTACTCCGAAGTAG